One genomic segment of Drosophila willistoni isolate 14030-0811.24 chromosome 2R unlocalized genomic scaffold, UCI_dwil_1.1 Seg200, whole genome shotgun sequence includes these proteins:
- the LOC6643711 gene encoding myosin heavy chain, muscle isoform X21 gives MPKPIASQEDEDPTPYLFVSLEQRRIDQSKPYDSKKNCWVPDEKEGYLLGEIKATKGDIVSVGLPGGEVKDFKSEKVEKVNPPKFEKIEDMADMTVLNTPCVLHNLRQRYYAKLIYTYSGLFCVAINPYKRYPVYTNRCAKMYRGKRRNEVPPHIFAISDGAYVDMLTNHVNQSMLITGESGAGKTENTKKVIAYFATVGASTKKDESQKNKGSLEDQVVQTNPVLEAFGNAKTVRNDNSSRFGKFIRIHFGPTGKLAGADIETYLLEKARVISQQSLERSYHIFYQIMSGSVAGVKDYCLLSNNIYDYRIVSQGKTTIPSVNDAEEWVLVDQAFDILGFTKQEKEDVYRITAAVMHMGGMKFKQRGREEQAEQDGEEEGGRVSKLFGCDTAELYKNLLKPRIKVGNEFVTQGRNVQQVTNSIGALCKGVFDRLFKWLVKKCNETLDTQQKRQHFIGVLDIAGFEIFDYNGFEQLCINFTNEKLQQFFNHHMFVLEQEEYKREGIDWAFIDFGMDLLACIDLIEKPMGILSILEEESMFPKATDQTFSEKLTNTHLGKSAPFQKPKPPKPGQQAAHFAIGHYAGVVAYNITGWLEKNKDPLNDTVVDQFKKSQNKLLIEIFADHAGQSGGGEQAKGGRGKKGGGFATVSSAYKEQLNSLMTTLRSTQPHFVRCIIPNEMKQPGLVDAHLVMHQLTCNGVLEGIRICRKGFPNRMVYPDFKMRYKIMCPKQLQGVDKDKKATDIIIKFIDLPEDQYRLGNTKVFFRAGVLGQMEEFRDERLGKIMSWMQAWARGYLSRKGFKKLQEQRVALKVVQRNLRKYLQLRTWPWYKLWQKVKPLLNVSRIEDEIARLEEKAKKAEELHAAEVKVRKELEALNAKLLAEKTALLDSLSGEKGQLQDFQERNAKLTAQKNDLENQLRDIQERLTQEEDARNQLFQQKKKADQEISGLKKDIEDLELNIQKAEQDKATKDHQIRNLNDEIAHQDELINKLNKEKKMQGETNQKTGEELQSAEDKINHLNKVKAKLEQTLDELEDSLEREKKVRGDVEKSKRKVEGDLKLTQEAVADLERNKKELEQTIQRKDKELSSITAKLEDEQVVVGKHQRQIKELQARIEELEEEVEAERQARAKAEKQRADLARELEELGERLEEAGGATSAQIELNKKREAELSKLRRDLEEANIQHESTLANLRKKHNDAVAEMAEQVDQLNKLKAKAEKEKNEYYGQLNELRAGVDHITNEKAAQEKIAKQLQHTLNEVQSKLDETNRTLNDFDASKKKLSIENSDLLRQLEEAESQVSQLSKIKISLTTQLEDTKRLADEESRERATLLGKFRNLEHDLDNLREQVEEEAEGKADLQRQLSKANAEAQVWRSKYESDGVARSEELEEAKRKLQARLAEAEETIESLNQKCIGLEKTKQRLSTEVEDLQLEVDRANAIANAAEKKQKAFDKIIGEWKLKVDDLAAELDASQKECRNYSTELFRLKGAYEEGQEQLEAVRRENKNLADEVKDLLDQIGEGGRNIHEIEKARKRLEAEKDELQAALEEAEAALEQEENKVLRAQLELSQVRQEIDRRIQEKEEEFENTRKNHQRALDSMQASLEAEAKGKAEALRMKKKLEADINELEIALDHANKANAEAQKNIKRYQQQLKDIQTALEEEQRARDDAREQLGISERRANALQNELEESRTLLEQADRGRRQAEQELADAHEQLNEVSAQNASISAAKRKLESELQTLHSDLDELLNEAKNSEEKAKKAMVDAARLADELRAEQDHAQTQEKLRKALEQQIKELQVRLDEAEANALKGGKKAIQKLEQRVRELENELDGEQRRHADAQKNLRKSERRVKELSFQSEEDRKNHERMQDLVDKLQQKIKTYKRQIEEAEEIAALNLAKFRKAQQELEEAEERADLAEQAISKFRAKGRAGSVGRGASPAPRATSVRPQFDGLAFPPRFDLAPENEF, from the exons ATGCCGAAGCCAATCGCAAGTCAGGAGGATGAAGATCCCACCCCTTACTTGTTCGTGTCTTTGGAACAAAGACGTATCGATCAATCGAAACCCTATGACTCGAAGAAGAACTGCTGGGTGCCCGATGAGAAGGAGGGTTATCTCCTTGGTGAAATCAAGGCCACCAAGGGTGATATCGTCTCCGTTGGCTTGCCTGGTGGAGAG GTAAAAGATTTCAAATCCGAGAAGGTGGAAAAAGTGAATCCACCAAAATTCGAAAAAATTGAAGATATGGCCGACATGACTGTCTTGAACACACCCTGTGTCCTGCACAATTTGCGTCAACGTTATTATGCTAAGCTTATCTAT ACCTACTCAGGTCTTTTCTGCGTTGCCATCAATCCTTACAAGCGCTACCCTGTGTATACCAACCGTTGCGCTAAGATGTACCGTGGCAAGCGCCGTAATGAAGTGCCACCCCATATTTTCGCCATCTCTGATGGTGCCTACGTGGACATGTTGACCAATCACGTTAATCAATCTATGTTGATTACCGGTGAGTCTGGTGCCGGTAAGACTGAGAACACCAAGAAGGTAATTGCTTACTTCGCCACCGTTGGTGCATCGACCAAGAAGGATGAGTCACAGAAGAACAAGGGTTCCCTGGAAGATCAGGTTGTGCAAACTAACCCTGTGCTTGAGGCTTTCGGTAACGCTAAGACCGTGCGTAACGATAACTCTTCCCGTTTC GGTAAATTCATCCGTATTCACTTCGGTCCCACTGGTAAACTGGCTGGTGCTGATATTGAGACTT ATCTGTTGGAGAAGGCTCGTGTCATCTCTCAGCAATCTCTGGAGCGTTCTTACCACATTTTCTACCAGATCATGTCTGGCTCCGTGGCCGGTGTGAAAG ATTATTGTCTTTTATCGAACAACATTTACGATTATCGTATTGTATCGCAAGGCAAAACGACTATACCTAGTGTTAACGATGCTGAAGAATGGGTCCTAGTGGAT CAAGCCTTCGACATCTTGGGCTTCACCAAGCAAGAGAAGGAGGATGTGTACAGAATCACCGCCGCTGTCATGCACATGGGTGGCATGAAGTTCAAGCAACGTGGTCGCGAGGAGCAGGCTGAACAGGATGGTGAAGAGGAGGGTGGTCGTGTATCGAAATTGTTCGGTTGCGATACCGCTGAGTTGTACAAGAACTTGTTGAAGCCCCGCATCAAGGTCGGTAACGAGTTCGTCACCCAGGGTCGTAACGTCCAACAGGTCACCAACTCGATCGGTGCCCTCTGCAAGGGTGTGTTCGATCGTCTCTTCAAATGGCTGGTCAAGAAGTGTAACGAGACTCTGGATACTCAGCAGAAGCGTCAGCATTTCATTGGTGTGCTGGATATTGCTGGTTTTGAAATCTTCGAT TACAACGGTTTCGAGCAACTGTGTATTAACTTCACCAACGAGAAGTTGCAACAATTCTTCAACCATCACATGTTCGTTTTGGAGCAAGAAGAATACAAGCGTGAAGGCATTGATTGGGCCTTCATTGATTTCGGTATGGACTTGTTGGCCTGTATCGATTTGATTGAAAAG CCTATGGGTATCTTGTCCATCCTGGAAGAAGAGTCTATGTTCCCCAAGGCCACCGATCAGACCTTCTCGGAGAAGCTGACCAACACCCATTTGGGTAAATCAGCTCCATTCCAGAAGCCCAAGCCTCCAAAGCCCGGCCAGCAGGCTGCCCACTTTGCCATTGGCCATTATGCTGGTGTTGTCGCCTATAACATCACCGGTTGGTTGGAGAAGAACAAGGATCCTTTGAACGACACTGTTGTCGATCAGTTCAAGAAGTCGCAGAACAAGCTGCTTATCGAAATCTTTGCTGATCATGCTGGTCAGTCTGGTGGCGGTGAACAGGCTAAGGGCGGTCGTGGCAAGAAGGGCGGTGGCTTCGCTACTGTCTCATCGGCCTACAAGGAGCAGTTGAACAGCTTGATGACCACTCTGCGTTCCACACAGCCTCACTTCGTCCGTTGCATCATTCCCAACGAAATGAAGCAGCCTGGTCTTGTTGATGCTCACTTGGTTATGCACCAGCTGACATGTAACGGTGTGCTTGAAGGTATCCGTATTTGCCGTAAAGGTTTCCCCAACAGAATGGTCTACCCCGATTTCAAGATGCG CTACAAAATCATGTGCCCCAAGCAATTGCAGGGCGTTGACAAAGACAAAAAGGCCACTGATATAATCATTAAGTTTATTGATTTGCCCGAAGATCAATACCGTTTGGGTAACACAAAG GTGTTCTTCCGTGCCGGTGTCCTGGGTCAGATGGAGGAGTTCCGTGATGAGCGTTTGGGCAAGATTATGTCCTGGATGCAAGCCTGGGCTCGTGGTTACTTGTCCCGCAAGGGCTTCAAGAAGCTGCAAGAACAGCGTGTTGCCCTCAAGGTTGTGCAACGCAACTTGCGCAAATACTTGCAACTGCGTACCTGGCCATGGTACAAACTGTGGCAGAAGGTCAAGCCTTTGCTCAACGTCAGCCGTATTGAGGATGAAATTGCC CGTCTGGAGGAGAAGGCAAAGAAGGCTGAGGAATTGCATGCCGCTGAAGTGAAAGTACGCAAGGAGTTGGAGGCTCTCAATGCCAAATTGTTGGCTGAGAAGACCGCCCTGTTGGACTCCCTGTCCGGCGAGAAGGGTCAGTTGCAGGACTTCCAGGAGCGCAACGCTAAGTTGACCGCCCAGAAGAACGACCTCGAGAACCAGCTGCGC GACATCCAAGAGCGCCTGACTCAGGAGGAAGATGCCCGCAACCAACTGTTCCAACAGAAGAAGAAGGCCGACCAGGAGATCTCTGGCTTGAAGAAGGATATCGAAGATCTGGAATTGAACATCCAGAAGGCCGAGCAAGACAAGGCCACCAAGGATCACCAGATCCGCAACTTGAACGACGAGATCGCCCACCAGGATGAGCTCATCAACAAGTTGAACAAGGAGAAGAAGATGCAGGGTGAGACCAACCAGAAGACTGGTGAGGAACTCCAGTCCGCTGAGGACAAGATTAACCACTTGAACAAGGTTAAGGCCAAGCTCGAACAGACCCTCGATGAACTCGAGGACTCTCTGGAGCGTGAGAAGAAGGTGCGCGGTGATGTTGAGAAGTCCAAGCGCAAGGTTGAGGGTGACCTTAAGTTGACTCAGGAGGCTGTCGCTGATCTTGAGCGCAACAAGAAGGAGTTGGAACAGACCATCCAACGCAAGGACAAGGAATTGTCTTCCATCACTGCCAAGCTCGAGGATGAgcaagttgttgttggcaagcACCAGCGCCAGATCAAGGAACTGCAAGCCCGCATCGAAGAGCTCGAGGAAGAGGTTGAGGCTGAGCGTCAAGCTCGCGCCAAGGCCGAGAAACAGCGTGCCGATTTGGCCCGCGAATTGGAGGAATTGGGCGAGCGTCTGGAAGAGGCTGGCGGTGCCACCTCTGCCCAGATTGAGCTCAACAAGAAGCGTGAGGCTGAGCTCAGCAAATTGCGTCGTGATCTTGAGGAAGCCAACATCCAGCATGAGTCTACCCTCGCCAACCTGCGCAAGAAGCACAACGATGCTGTCGCTGAGATGGCCGAGCAAGTTGATCAGCTCAACAAGCTGAAGGCTAA GGCTGAGAAGGAGAAGAACGAGTACTACGGCCAATTGAACGAACTGCGTGCCGGTGTTGACCACATTACCAACGAGAAG GCTGCCCAAGAAAAGATTGCCAAGCAGTTGCAGCACACCCTCAACGAAGTCCAATCCAAATTGGATGAGACCAACCGCACTCTGAACGACTTCGATGCCAGCAAGAAGAAGTTGTCCATTGAGAACTCCGATCTGTTGCGCCAGCTGGAGGAAGCCGAATCCCAGGTTTCGCAGTTGTCCAAGATCAAGATCTCCCTGACCACCCAGTTGGAAGATACCAAGCGTCTGGCTGATGAGGAATCTCGCGAGCGCGCCACTTTGTTGGGCAAGTTCCGCAACTTGGAGCACGACCTCGACAACCTGCGCGAACAGGTTGAGGAGGAGGCTGAGGGTAAGGCTGATTTGCAGCGTCAATTGAGCAAGGCCAACGCCGAAGCCCAGGTCTGGCGTAGCAAGTACGAATCGGACGGTGTTGCCCGTTCCGAGGAGTTGGAGGAAGCCAAGAGGAAGTTGCAGGCCCGTTTGGCTGAGGCTGAAGAGACCATTGAGTCCCTCAACCAGAAGTGCATTGGTCTGGAGAAGACCAAGCAGCGTCTGTCCACTGAAGTGGAGGATCTGCAATTGGAAGTGGACCGTGCCAACGCCATTGCCAACGCCGCCGAGAAGAAGCAGAAGGCATTCGACAAGATCATTGGCGAATGGAAACTCAAGGTCGATGATTTGGCCGCTGAATTGGATGCTTCCCAGAAGGAGTGCCGCAACTACTCCACTGAATTGTTCCGTCTCAAGGGTGCCTATGAGGAGGGACAGGAGCAGCTTGAGGCTGTGCGTCGTGAGAACAAGAACTTGGCTGATGAAGTCAAGGATCTGCTTGACCAGATCGGTGAGGGTGGCCGCAACATCCACGAAATCGAGAAGGCTCGCAAGCGTCTTGAAGCCGAAAAGGATGAACTCCAGGCTGCTTTGGAAGAGGCTGAGGCCGCTCTTGAGCAGGAGGAGAACAAGGTTCTGCGCGCTCAATTGGAATTGTCCCAAGTCCGCCAGGAAATCGATCGCCGTATCCAGGAGAAGGAAGAGGAATTCGAGAACACCCGCAAGAACCACCAGCGCGCTCTCGACTCCATGCAGGCCTCCCTCGAAGCCGAAGCCAAGGGCAAGGCTGAGGCCCTGCGCATGAAGAAGAAGTTGGAAGCCGACATCAACGAATTGGAGATTGCTCTGGATCATGCCAACAAG GCTAACGCCGAGGCCCAGAAGAACATCAAGCGCTACCAACAGCAGTTGAAGGATATCCAGACCGCTCTGGAGGAAGAACAGCGTGCCCGCGATGATGCCCGTGAACAGTTGGGCATCTCTGAGCGTCGTGCCAATGCTCTGCAGAACGAACTCGAGGAGTCCCGCACTCTGTTGGAGCAGGCCGACCGTGGCCGTCGCCAAGCCGAACAGGAATTGGCCGATGCCCACGAGCAGTTGAACGAAGTTTCTGCCCAGAACGCTTCCATCTCTGCTGCCAAGAGGAAATTGGAGTCTGAGCTCCAGACCCTCCACTCCGACTTGGATGAGCTCCTGAACGAAGCCAAGAACTCCGAAGAGAAGGCCAAGAAGGCTATGGTTGATGCCGCCCGCCTGGCTGATGAACTCCGTGCCGAGCAGGATCATGCCCAGACCCAGGAGAAATTGAGAAAGGCCCTGGAACAGCAAATCAAGGAATTGCAAGTCCGTCTGGATGAGGCTGAGGCCAACGCCCTTAAGGGTGGCAAGAAGGCCATTCAGAAGTTGGAGCAACGCGTCCGCGAATTGGAGAACGAATTGGACGGTGAGCAGCGCCGTCATGCTGATGCCCAGAAGAACCTGCGCAAGTCCGAGCGTCGCGTCAAGGAATTGAGCTTCCAGTCTGAGGAGGACCGCAAGAACCACGAGCGCATGCAAGATCTGGTCGACAAACTGCAACAGAAGATCAAGACATACAAGAGGCAGATTGAGGAAGCCGAGGAAATCGCTGCCCTCAACTTGGCCAAATTCCGCAAGGCCCAGCAGGAGCTCGAGGAAGCCGAGGAGCGTGCCGATCTGGCTGAGCAGGCAATTAGCAAATTCCGTGCCAAGGGACGTGCCGGTTCGGTTGGACGTGGTGCCAGCCCAGCG CCCCGTGCGACGTCCGTTAGGCCACAATTCGACGGTTTGGCTTTCCCACCCAGATTCGACCTTGCTCCTGAAAACGAATTCTAA